One genomic segment of Impatiens glandulifera chromosome 6, dImpGla2.1, whole genome shotgun sequence includes these proteins:
- the LOC124942070 gene encoding AT-hook motif nuclear-localized protein 1-like produces the protein MEAREGIKISGVTVVTSDAPSDYHLAPRSENPTPTTGSAPAGTPQVSITPAPAPPAASWALVPLKKKRGRPRKYGPDGSVNTAISPKPISSSAPPPVIDFSTGKKGKIRGVGSSLKLQHQHQQQQQHQHHQQQQQNTVVNNNSNNNLGEWVSCSVGANFTPHIITVNAGEDVTMKVISFSQQGPRAICILSANGVISSVTLRQPDSSGGTLTYEGRFEILSLTGSFMPSEINGGGIRNRTGGMSVSLASPDGRVVGGGVAGLLVAASPVQIVVGSFVSGNQVEPTKVKKQKTDSSPVVITATPAAAAAPVVAVERDVEGVAGYGGGGGHRVVMEKPNWGSTGADSRTDINVSLSG, from the exons ATGGAAGCAAGAGAAGGAATCAAGATCAGTGGAGTTACAGTAGTAACATCAGATGCTCCATCAGATTATCATCTTGCCCCTCGGTCGGAAAACCCAACACCCACAACCGGATCAGCTCCCGCCGGAACCCCACAAGTCAGTATAACGCCGGCGCCTGCGCCGCCAGCAGCATCATGGGCGTTGGTGcctctaaagaagaagagaggtCGGCCGAGGAAGTATGGACCAGATGGGTCTGTAAATACAGCTATATCTCCAAAACCCATTTCATCGTCGGCGCCGCCGCCGGTGATTGATTTCTCCACCGGAAAAAAGGGTAAGATTCGTGGGGTTGGATCTTCACTTAAGTTGCAGCATCAAcatcagcagcagcagcagcatcaacatcatcaacAGCAGCAGCAAAACACTGTGGTGAATAATAATAGTAACAATAATCTAG GAGAATGGGTTTCATGTTCTGTTGGTGCTAACTTTACTCCTCATATAATTACTGTCAATGCTGGAGAG GATGTTACAATGAAAGTTATATCGTTTTCTCAACAAGGGCCTCGAGCGATTTGTATTCTTTCTGCAAATGGTGTTATTTCAAGTGTTACACTTCGACAGCCTGATTCTTCGGGTGGTACTTTAACCTATGAG GGTCGGTTTGAGATACTGTCTTTAACTGGTTCGTTTATGCCATCTGAAATTAATGGTGGTGGTATAAGAAATAGAACAGGAGGTATGAGTGTTTCTTTGGCAAGTCCCGATGGAAGAGTTGTTGGTGGCGGCGTCGCTGGCTTACTTGTAGCTGCCAGCCCAGTGCAG ATTGTGGTGGGTAGTTTTGTGTCGGGAAATCAGGTTGAACCTACTAAGGTAAAGAAACAGAAAACTGATTCATCCCCTGTTGTAATAACCGCTActcctgctgctgctgctgcgcCAGTGGTGGCGGTGGAGAGGGATGTCGAAGGGGTGGCCGgatatggtggtggtggtggtcaTCGGGTGGTAATGGAGAAACCAAATTGGGGTTCAACGGGTGCAGATTCAAGAACCGACATAAATGTGAGTCTATCGGGGTGA